One Nicotiana tomentosiformis chromosome 4, ASM39032v3, whole genome shotgun sequence genomic window carries:
- the LOC104088628 gene encoding extensin-3-like has product MGKMASLFASLLVVLVSLSLASESSANYQYSSPPPPKKSYLYKSPPPPVHVYPSPPHHPVYKSPPPPKKPYYPPHTPVYKSPPSPTPVYKSPPPPKKPYYPPHTPVYKSPPPPKKPYYPPHTPVYKSPPPPTPVYKSPPPPKKPYYPPHTPVYKSPPPPTPVYKSPPPHKKPYYPPHTPVYKSPPPPKKPYYPPHTPVYKSPPPPTPVYKSPPPPKKPYYPPHTPVYKSPPPPTPVYKSPPPPKKPYYPPYTPVYKSPPPPTPVYKSPPPPKKPYYPSPTPYHPAPVYKSPPPPTPVYKSPPPHHPYVYASPPPPYHY; this is encoded by the coding sequence ATGGGGAAAATGGCCTCTCTATTTGCCTCTCTTTTAGTTGTTTTAGTGTCACTGAGcttagcttctgaaagctcagcaAATTATCAATACTCATCTCCACCACCACCTAAGAAATCATACCTCTACAAGTCTCCTCCTCCACCAGTGCATGTCTATCCATCACCACCCCACCACCCTGTATATAAGTCTCCACCACCACCCAAGAAGCCATACTACCCTCCACACACTCCAGTTTACAAGTCGCCACCATCACCAACTCCGGTTTACAAATCACCACCACCACCCAAGAAGCCATATTACCCTCCACACACTCCAGTTTATAAGTCGCCACCACCACCCAAGAAGCCATACTATCCCCCACACACTCCCGTTTACAAGTCACCACCGCCACCAACTCCCGTTTACAAGTCACCACCACCACCCAAGAAGCCATACTATCCCCCACACACCCCGGTTTACAAGTCGCCACCACCACCAACTCCCGTTTACAAGTCACCACCACCACACAAGAAGCCATACTATCCCCCACACACTCCAGTTTATAAGTCGCCACCACCACCCAAAAAGCCATACTATCCTCCACACACTCCCGTTTACAAGTCACCACCACCACCAACTCCCGTTTACAAGTCACCACCACCACCCAAGAAGCCATACTATCCCCCACACACCCCGGTTTATAAGTCGCCACCACCACCAACTCCCGTTTACAAGTCACCACCACCACCCAAGAAGCCATACTATCCTCCATATACCCCAGTTTACAAGTCCCCGCCACCACCAACTCCAGTTTACAAGTCACCACCACCACCAAAGAAGCCATACTATCCTTCACCAACACCGTATCATCCTGCACCAGTTTATAAGTCTCCTCCACCGCCAACTCCAGTCTACAAGTCTCCCCCACCACACCACCCCTATGTTTACgcttctcctcctcctccctACCATTACTAA